In Sporosarcina psychrophila, a genomic segment contains:
- a CDS encoding DUF1444 domain-containing protein: MNSAQLVEILKEHLPSEHFKWRFDRKTDKVRLEHSVLKKGMDISLPEILVKYEQKKEAAIKEIVYTIGETFKAMEKEQSIGFSDSTIIYPVIRSSSFPKESAVGHRFLMKDHTAETCIYYALDLGTTYRLIDESMLESLGMSETEITESALFRVRALPTAMKKDEVSGNIYYFVNNNDGYDASRILNSTFLKEMEAKIEGHMTVSVPHQDVLIIGDIRNDTGYDVLAQMAMHFFTTGTVPVTSLSFIYEDGKLEPIFIMAKNRLARREGKKK, translated from the coding sequence ATGAATTCTGCGCAGCTTGTTGAAATTTTAAAAGAGCATCTTCCATCTGAACATTTCAAGTGGCGATTTGACCGGAAAACGGATAAGGTTCGTCTAGAGCATTCGGTTCTAAAAAAAGGGATGGATATTTCACTCCCGGAAATTCTTGTGAAATATGAACAGAAAAAAGAGGCGGCAATAAAAGAAATAGTTTATACAATTGGTGAGACGTTTAAAGCGATGGAAAAAGAACAATCAATAGGATTCTCTGATAGTACGATTATTTATCCTGTGATCAGGTCTTCATCGTTTCCGAAAGAATCTGCTGTAGGACATCGTTTTCTTATGAAGGACCATACGGCTGAAACGTGTATCTATTATGCACTTGACCTTGGAACTACCTACCGGTTAATTGATGAAAGTATGTTGGAGTCTCTTGGTATGTCTGAAACGGAGATAACAGAGTCTGCATTATTCCGTGTAAGAGCATTACCGACCGCGATGAAGAAGGATGAAGTCTCGGGTAACATCTATTACTTTGTCAATAATAACGATGGTTATGATGCTAGTAGAATATTGAACAGCACATTTCTGAAAGAGATGGAAGCGAAAATCGAGGGTCATATGACTGTTTCTGTCCCACACCAAGATGTACTAATTATTGGTGATATCCGGAACGATACGGGGTATGATGTACTTGCGCAAATGGCTATGCATTTCTTTACCACTGGCACTGTACCGGTTACATCTTTATCATTTATCTATGAAGATGGAAAACTTGAACCAATTTTCATTATGGCTAAAAATCGTTTAGCAAGAAGGGAAGGAAAGAAAAAGTGA
- a CDS encoding peptidase M4, translated as MKVSDFLAGVLTGVAAGIVVSETIDRVNQNVSADSVLNTIKDAFKNEGPIDGSWIVMKTEPFTNKVITMDVYRGGISRIKEGELEQFEFAADAKTGTVVELIKA; from the coding sequence ATGAAAGTATCAGATTTCCTAGCAGGAGTATTAACGGGTGTTGCGGCTGGTATTGTTGTCAGCGAAACAATCGATCGAGTTAACCAAAATGTTTCAGCAGACTCTGTTCTAAACACAATTAAAGATGCTTTTAAAAATGAAGGTCCGATAGATGGTTCATGGATCGTCATGAAAACTGAGCCTTTCACAAACAAAGTCATTACAATGGACGTTTACCGCGGCGGCATATCACGCATTAAAGAAGGCGAACTGGAACAATTCGAATTTGCAGCAGATGCAAAAACGGGTACAGTCGTTGAACTCATAAAAGCTTAA
- a CDS encoding YtnP family quorum-quenching lactonase, giving the protein MDTYTFHDMTLTWLDGSGNFLDGGTMFGVVPKALWSRRYEADEQNRIKMRNDPILIQYKGKNILIDTGHGKGKLSEKMMKNLGIVEEARVEGDLAELSLSPEDIDIILMTHLHNDHAAGLTELREGDFVSVFPNAEIYVSQIEWDEVRNPNIRSRNTYLKENWEPVEQQVKTFEGSITIMPGIEMIHTGGHSDGHSIIKLTQHGETILHMADIMPTQAHSNPLWVLAFDDYPMTSIFAKEKLMKEALAGGYKFTFYHDAYYRLVKWDASGKEIIESVTVSS; this is encoded by the coding sequence GTGGATACTTATACATTTCATGATATGACGTTGACATGGCTGGATGGTAGTGGCAATTTTTTAGACGGCGGAACTATGTTTGGGGTTGTTCCAAAAGCACTGTGGTCAAGACGTTATGAAGCGGATGAACAAAACCGTATTAAAATGAGAAACGATCCGATTCTCATTCAGTATAAAGGAAAAAATATATTGATTGACACAGGGCATGGAAAAGGGAAACTCAGTGAGAAAATGATGAAGAATCTAGGCATAGTTGAAGAGGCAAGGGTTGAGGGGGATCTTGCTGAGCTCAGTTTGTCGCCAGAAGACATCGATATTATTCTCATGACGCACTTGCATAATGATCATGCAGCGGGTTTGACGGAATTACGCGAAGGGGATTTTGTTTCTGTATTCCCAAATGCTGAAATTTACGTTTCACAAATCGAATGGGATGAAGTACGTAATCCGAATATTCGTTCCAGAAATACATATTTAAAAGAGAACTGGGAGCCTGTTGAGCAGCAGGTGAAGACATTCGAAGGAAGCATTACAATCATGCCAGGAATCGAAATGATCCATACAGGCGGTCATAGCGATGGTCATAGTATTATTAAATTGACACAGCATGGTGAGACGATTCTTCATATGGCTGATATTATGCCTACACAAGCACATAGTAATCCGTTGTGGGTTCTGGCTTTTGATGATTACCCAATGACGTCAATCTTTGCTAAAGAGAAATTGATGAAAGAGGCGCTTGCTGGGGGCTATAAGTTTACGTTTTATCATGATGCCTATTATAGACTTGTAAAATGGGATGCTAGCGGAAAAGAAATCATCGAATCCGTTACAGTTTCTAGTTAG
- the ytpR gene encoding YtpR family tRNA-binding protein: MNIFYNINGVGDVLLVQLALTRPESIVTKSQGDVTLIHDEVTGELTAFNLFNASSYVKNEAVGEVELTEEVAGQLQDALLKNGVEIKLDIDFTPKFVVGHILTKEKHPNADKLSVCTVDVGSETVQIVCGAPNVDAGQKVVVAKVGAVMPSGMVIRDAELRGVPSAGMICSAKELGLPDAPEEKGILVLDYNAVTGEIFTK; this comes from the coding sequence GTGAATATTTTTTATAACATAAATGGTGTTGGAGATGTGTTGCTTGTGCAGCTTGCACTTACACGTCCAGAATCTATTGTAACTAAGTCACAAGGGGATGTTACGTTAATCCATGACGAGGTTACTGGAGAATTAACTGCATTTAACCTATTCAATGCATCATCTTACGTGAAAAATGAAGCAGTCGGGGAAGTTGAGCTGACTGAAGAGGTGGCAGGGCAATTGCAAGACGCACTTCTAAAGAATGGCGTAGAGATTAAACTTGACATAGACTTTACACCAAAGTTTGTTGTAGGACATATTTTGACAAAAGAAAAGCATCCGAACGCCGATAAGTTAAGTGTTTGCACGGTCGATGTTGGCAGTGAAACAGTTCAAATTGTCTGTGGAGCACCGAATGTGGATGCGGGCCAGAAGGTTGTTGTCGCGAAAGTTGGAGCTGTTATGCCATCTGGAATGGTCATTCGTGATGCAGAATTGCGTGGGGTTCCATCGGCTGGAATGATTTGCTCAGCAAAAGAACTAGGTTTGCCTGACGCGCCTGAAGAAAAAGGGATTTTAGTACTAGATTACAATGCTGTTACTGGTGAAATCTTCACAAAATAA
- a CDS encoding DUF84 family protein codes for MEFMIGSTNPAKVKAVKEVLAIHFPQALIAETEVGSGVSDQPFSDDETRLGAINRALRAAGKEASAIGIGLEGGVRILEGQMYLCNWGALTLPDGTRFTAGGAQIPLPKEIADELMAGKELGPVVDTYFKLSGIRMKEGAIGMLTANAVKRDELFVHILQLLVGQYKYHLQSQ; via the coding sequence ATGGAATTTATGATAGGATCTACGAACCCTGCAAAAGTAAAAGCAGTTAAGGAAGTTTTGGCAATTCATTTTCCGCAGGCACTTATTGCTGAGACTGAGGTAGGGTCAGGTGTTTCAGACCAACCTTTTAGTGATGATGAAACTAGGCTTGGTGCAATTAATCGTGCACTACGCGCAGCGGGGAAGGAAGCAAGTGCAATTGGGATCGGGCTGGAAGGAGGTGTCCGGATTCTTGAGGGACAGATGTATCTCTGTAACTGGGGTGCGTTGACACTTCCTGATGGGACGAGGTTTACAGCAGGAGGTGCACAGATTCCATTACCGAAAGAAATTGCGGATGAGTTGATGGCTGGGAAAGAACTGGGTCCGGTTGTCGATACTTATTTCAAGTTGAGCGGAATTCGGATGAAGGAAGGAGCTATCGGTATGCTGACTGCGAACGCGGTAAAACGCGATGAACTATTCGTACATATTTTACAGCTTTTGGTGGGACAATATAAATACCATCTGCAATCCCAGTAA
- a CDS encoding M42 family metallopeptidase: MQKDTLEMFRTLTELPGAPGNEHAVRGYMRGELGKYSDELIQDNLGGIFGVRKGPEDGPRIMVAGHMDEVGFMVSQITDNGMIRFQPLGGWWNQVLLAQRVEIITDSGPVIGVIGSIPPHLLSDEVRNRPMDIKNMLIDIGADDKEDAKKIGIRPGQQIVPVSPFTPMANDKKILAKAWDNRYGCGLAIELLKEVHGEKLPNNLYSGANVLEEVGLRGAAAAATMINPDLFFALDASPANDATGDKNEFGQLGKGTLLRIFDRSMITHRGMREFILDMAETHNIPYQYFLSQGGTDAGRVHTSNEGVPSAVIGICSRYIHTSGSIIHTDDYAAAKELLVKLVKACDKTTVATIKSNV; the protein is encoded by the coding sequence ATGCAAAAAGATACACTTGAAATGTTTAGGACTTTGACCGAACTTCCGGGTGCCCCTGGGAATGAACATGCAGTTCGTGGTTATATGCGTGGAGAACTTGGGAAGTATTCTGATGAATTGATCCAAGATAATCTGGGGGGTATTTTTGGCGTTAGAAAAGGGCCTGAAGACGGCCCGCGTATAATGGTTGCGGGTCATATGGATGAAGTTGGATTTATGGTTAGTCAGATCACGGATAACGGAATGATTCGTTTCCAACCGCTTGGCGGATGGTGGAACCAAGTACTACTAGCGCAACGCGTTGAAATTATTACGGATAGCGGTCCAGTTATTGGTGTCATTGGTTCGATTCCGCCGCATTTGTTAAGTGATGAAGTACGAAATAGACCAATGGATATAAAAAATATGCTTATCGATATTGGTGCAGACGATAAAGAAGATGCGAAGAAAATCGGCATTCGTCCAGGTCAGCAAATTGTTCCAGTAAGCCCGTTCACTCCGATGGCGAATGACAAGAAAATACTTGCTAAAGCTTGGGATAATCGCTATGGTTGCGGACTCGCAATCGAATTGTTAAAAGAAGTGCACGGTGAAAAATTGCCGAATAACTTGTACTCCGGGGCAAATGTTCTCGAAGAAGTTGGACTTCGTGGTGCTGCGGCAGCCGCAACGATGATCAATCCGGATTTATTCTTTGCGCTAGATGCAAGTCCAGCAAATGATGCCACGGGTGACAAAAATGAATTCGGTCAACTTGGAAAAGGGACATTACTCCGGATTTTTGACCGTTCTATGATAACTCACCGCGGTATGCGCGAATTCATCCTTGATATGGCAGAGACCCATAATATTCCTTATCAGTATTTCCTCTCACAGGGGGGGACGGATGCAGGACGGGTCCATACGTCGAATGAAGGTGTTCCAAGTGCTGTCATTGGTATTTGTTCACGCTACATCCATACATCGGGATCTATCATTCACACCGACGACTACGCAGCAGCAAAAGAGCTTCTTGTGAAACTTGTTAAAGCATGTGATAAGACAACTGTAGCAACGATTAAAAGTAACGTATAA